The following are encoded together in the Fodinibius salinus genome:
- the rplJ gene encoding 50S ribosomal protein L10, producing MATLAEKKETVEQITEDLNSSGAVYITNYAGMSVKEVNNMRGEFFEGNIKYKVYKNTLVKRAMDEVGGYEDLYPHLANQNGFAFVEEELAAPAKVIKKLFEETEKPKFKAAVIDGDYYGEDELETLAAMKSKSEVIGDIAGLLLGPVSNVVNAVQAPGRNIAGALETIAEEGDE from the coding sequence ATGGCAACATTAGCAGAAAAGAAGGAAACTGTTGAACAAATTACAGAAGACCTAAATAGTTCCGGTGCTGTTTATATCACCAACTATGCGGGTATGTCTGTAAAAGAAGTCAACAATATGCGTGGTGAATTCTTTGAAGGCAATATTAAATACAAGGTGTATAAAAATACCCTAGTAAAACGAGCCATGGACGAAGTAGGCGGATATGAGGATTTATATCCCCATCTGGCCAACCAAAATGGCTTTGCCTTTGTAGAAGAAGAGCTTGCTGCACCTGCGAAAGTGATTAAAAAACTATTTGAAGAAACAGAAAAGCCCAAGTTCAAAGCTGCTGTCATCGACGGTGATTATTACGGTGAAGATGAGCTTGAAACTTTGGCCGCAATGAAATCCAAGAGCGAAGTTATTGGAGATATTGCAGGTCTATTACTTGGTCCTGTTTCTAATGTGGTTAATGCAGTTCAAGCTCCCGGTAGAAATATTGCCGGAGCTCTTGAAACCATCGCTGAAGAAGGCGACGAATAA
- the rplL gene encoding 50S ribosomal protein L7/L12 translates to MADVKEIAEELVNLTVKEANELADFLEEEYGIEPATGGAVVAAGGGEGGDEEEQTEFDVVLNGPGDKKIAVIKEVRGITGLGLKEAKELVDNAPNPIKEGVAKEEAEDLKSQLEDAGAEVELK, encoded by the coding sequence ATGGCTGACGTTAAAGAAATAGCTGAAGAACTAGTCAATTTAACTGTAAAAGAAGCAAACGAACTTGCTGATTTTCTTGAAGAAGAATACGGTATCGAACCCGCAACAGGTGGCGCAGTAGTTGCTGCTGGTGGCGGAGAAGGCGGTGACGAGGAAGAACAAACAGAATTTGATGTTGTTCTGAATGGTCCCGGCGACAAAAAGATTGCCGTTATTAAGGAAGTTCGTGGAATCACCGGCCTTGGCCTCAAAGAGGCTAAAGAATTGGTGGATAATGCACCTAATCCTATTAAAGAAGGTGTTGCAAAAGAAGAAGCCGAAGATCTCAAGTCTCAGCTTGAGGATGCCGGTGCAGAGGTTGAGCTTAAGTAA
- the rpoB gene encoding DNA-directed RNA polymerase subunit beta, with product MKKIPFTDRLSFASTEHVLDYPDFLGVQLDSFEQFTQLDVAPEDRKNQGLQKIFNDNFPIQDSRETHILEFMHYSVDTPKYSMKECQERGLSYAVPLKAKIRLSAVDDDDETTETIEQEVFLGDLPWMTSKGSFIINGSERVIVSQLHRSPGAFFGTNEHPNGTQLYNARVIPFKGSWIEFSTDIRDVLWAYIDRKKKVPFTTLLRALGYSTDEELFNLFGQSEVVEIESKKQFKKELVGERLAVDIVTEQVEEVVDEDTGEVTEATSRETLLEIDHELEEDDYGKLKEADVEKVRIQTMEPEDSERDVFMNTIRKDPTHDEESALGEIYKQIRTGEMPDAETARQVLERLFFSDKKYDLGEVGRYRLNKRLKVDVDMDIRYLVKEDIVAIIEEVIRLKNMKAQVDDIDHLSNRRVRTIGEQLGQQFSIGLARMSRTIKERMNSRDAEQLTPQDLVNARTISSVINTFFGTNQLSQFMDQTNPIATLTHKRRMSALGPGGLTRERAGFEVRDVHYTHYGRLCPIETPEGPNIGLITSLCVHAKVNDFGFIETPYRQVEDGEVSDDIEYLSAEQEDETVIAQANAPLDKSGAFKNDNVFSRFRDGNYQMASPDEVGYMDVSTNQIASVAAALIPFMEHNDANRALMGANMQRQAVPLLRPEAPVVGTGLEHRAAKDSRAIITAEEDGEVVYVSAEEIHVKYDRSEMEQNCYFDDGIRKFNLSKFERTNQDTTINQTPIVEVGDEVKKGQTLADGCATDQGELALGRNLLVGFVPWRGYNFEDAIVVSERIVQDDIYTSIHIEEFEQEVRDTKRGEEELTREIPNVSEDSTKDLDEQGIIRTGAKINPGDILVGKITPKGETDPTPEEKLLRAIFGDKAGDVKDASLKVPPGVSGTVIDTKLFSRKRDEQISRKEEKKQVELENERHAEKVEELNEEMVDNLYTLLRDKTSPGVYDFSGVELIPKGQKYRKSDFQELDPVNINENIDWATDDELVEHVRLLFENYRKLRREIDTEAKRRKYQIQVGDDLPPGIIQKAKVYVAKKRKLQVGDKLSGRHGNKGVIAKVVPVEDMPYMEDGTPVDICLNPLGVPSRMNLGQIYETILGWAAKELGVKFASPIFDGASEEQVKDKMEEAGLPRDGRVTLYDGRTGQPMDQKSTVGYIYMLKLNHLIEDKMHARSIGPYSLITQQPLGGKAQFGGQRLGEMEVWALYAYGASNILKEMLTVKSDDVKGRSRVYEAIVKGENLPEGDVPESFKVLLREMMGLGLDIHID from the coding sequence ATGAAAAAAATTCCTTTCACCGACCGCTTATCTTTTGCAAGTACTGAACATGTATTGGACTATCCAGATTTTCTGGGCGTTCAGCTTGATTCATTTGAGCAGTTTACCCAGCTGGATGTAGCTCCTGAAGATCGTAAAAATCAGGGACTGCAAAAGATTTTTAACGATAATTTTCCTATTCAGGATTCGCGGGAAACCCATATCCTGGAATTCATGCATTATAGCGTAGATACGCCTAAATATAGCATGAAGGAATGCCAAGAGCGTGGACTCTCGTATGCCGTACCGCTCAAAGCAAAAATTCGGTTGTCGGCTGTTGATGATGACGATGAAACAACCGAAACTATTGAACAGGAAGTATTTTTGGGCGATCTCCCGTGGATGACATCCAAGGGTAGTTTTATCATTAATGGTTCAGAACGCGTAATTGTAAGTCAGCTGCATCGTTCGCCCGGTGCTTTCTTTGGAACCAATGAACACCCCAACGGGACGCAGCTTTACAATGCCCGTGTAATTCCGTTTAAAGGTTCTTGGATTGAGTTTTCTACAGATATCCGTGATGTGCTGTGGGCATATATTGATCGTAAAAAGAAGGTTCCATTTACAACTCTTCTCAGAGCATTGGGATATTCCACAGATGAGGAGTTGTTTAATCTGTTTGGCCAATCCGAAGTTGTTGAAATTGAAAGCAAGAAACAGTTTAAGAAAGAGCTGGTTGGTGAACGATTAGCGGTCGATATTGTAACTGAGCAGGTGGAAGAAGTAGTTGATGAAGATACCGGCGAAGTAACTGAAGCAACGAGCCGCGAGACACTACTCGAAATTGACCATGAGCTTGAAGAAGATGATTACGGCAAGCTCAAAGAGGCCGACGTAGAAAAGGTACGCATCCAAACCATGGAGCCGGAAGATTCTGAGCGGGATGTGTTTATGAATACTATCCGCAAAGATCCTACACATGACGAAGAGTCGGCACTTGGAGAAATTTACAAGCAAATTCGAACCGGTGAAATGCCGGACGCTGAAACAGCACGACAAGTGCTGGAGCGATTGTTTTTTAGCGACAAGAAATATGATCTCGGCGAAGTGGGTCGATATCGTCTTAACAAGCGGTTGAAGGTTGATGTCGATATGGATATCCGCTACTTGGTTAAGGAGGATATCGTTGCCATTATCGAAGAGGTTATCAGATTAAAGAACATGAAGGCTCAGGTGGATGATATTGATCACTTGAGTAATCGTCGTGTTCGAACTATTGGTGAACAACTGGGTCAACAGTTTTCTATTGGATTGGCTCGGATGTCTCGTACGATCAAAGAACGAATGAACTCGCGTGATGCTGAACAGCTGACACCTCAGGACTTAGTCAATGCGCGTACCATCTCTTCTGTGATTAACACATTCTTTGGTACGAATCAGCTGTCGCAGTTTATGGATCAGACCAATCCTATTGCAACACTTACGCATAAGCGTCGGATGTCTGCACTGGGACCCGGTGGATTAACTCGTGAACGAGCAGGCTTTGAAGTTCGTGATGTTCACTACACGCACTATGGACGTTTATGTCCAATTGAAACGCCAGAAGGTCCTAATATTGGACTAATTACTTCGCTTTGTGTACACGCGAAAGTAAATGACTTTGGATTTATTGAAACACCGTATCGCCAAGTCGAAGACGGGGAGGTATCTGATGATATTGAATATCTTTCTGCCGAGCAGGAAGATGAAACGGTCATTGCACAGGCAAATGCTCCGTTGGATAAAAGTGGTGCGTTTAAGAATGATAACGTTTTCTCTCGTTTCCGAGACGGAAATTACCAGATGGCTTCTCCTGATGAGGTTGGATATATGGATGTCTCTACCAATCAGATTGCATCAGTTGCAGCAGCACTTATTCCGTTTATGGAACATAATGATGCCAACCGTGCGCTTATGGGAGCAAACATGCAGCGTCAGGCAGTACCACTGCTTCGTCCCGAAGCGCCCGTTGTTGGAACAGGTCTCGAGCACCGTGCGGCTAAAGATTCCCGCGCTATTATCACTGCCGAAGAAGATGGGGAAGTGGTCTATGTAAGTGCCGAGGAAATTCATGTGAAGTATGATCGCTCCGAAATGGAGCAGAATTGCTATTTTGATGATGGCATCCGCAAGTTCAATCTTTCCAAGTTTGAGCGAACAAATCAGGATACGACCATCAACCAGACACCTATTGTAGAAGTAGGTGACGAGGTTAAAAAAGGTCAAACACTGGCTGATGGGTGTGCAACCGATCAGGGAGAACTTGCCTTGGGACGTAATCTACTTGTTGGTTTTGTTCCGTGGAGAGGATATAACTTTGAGGATGCAATTGTAGTAAGTGAACGCATTGTTCAGGATGATATTTACACCTCTATCCATATTGAAGAATTTGAACAAGAAGTTCGGGATACCAAGCGCGGTGAAGAAGAATTGACGCGTGAAATTCCGAATGTGAGTGAAGATTCTACAAAAGATCTTGATGAACAAGGTATTATCCGAACTGGTGCGAAGATTAATCCCGGTGATATATTGGTCGGTAAAATTACCCCAAAAGGTGAAACCGATCCCACGCCGGAAGAAAAACTCCTGCGAGCTATTTTTGGAGATAAGGCTGGAGATGTGAAAGATGCTTCGCTTAAAGTTCCACCTGGGGTATCAGGTACAGTTATTGATACCAAACTCTTTAGCCGCAAGCGTGATGAGCAGATCTCCCGAAAAGAGGAGAAGAAACAGGTTGAGCTTGAAAATGAACGTCATGCCGAGAAGGTTGAAGAGCTCAACGAAGAAATGGTGGATAACCTTTATACTCTGCTCAGAGATAAAACGTCGCCTGGTGTGTATGACTTTAGCGGTGTTGAGCTTATTCCGAAAGGACAAAAATATCGCAAGTCCGATTTTCAAGAATTGGATCCCGTTAATATTAATGAAAATATTGACTGGGCTACCGATGATGAACTGGTAGAACATGTACGACTGCTCTTTGAAAACTATCGAAAGTTACGCCGAGAAATTGATACTGAGGCTAAGCGCCGTAAGTATCAGATTCAGGTAGGAGACGATCTACCGCCGGGCATTATCCAGAAAGCAAAAGTTTATGTTGCCAAAAAGCGCAAGCTTCAGGTAGGTGACAAACTTTCCGGACGGCACGGTAATAAAGGTGTGATTGCAAAAGTTGTACCCGTTGAAGATATGCCGTATATGGAAGACGGTACTCCCGTTGATATTTGTTTGAACCCACTGGGTGTACCTTCACGAATGAACCTTGGTCAAATTTATGAGACCATTCTCGGTTGGGCAGCCAAAGAATTGGGTGTTAAGTTTGCATCCCCAATATTTGATGGCGCATCCGAAGAGCAGGTAAAAGACAAGATGGAAGAAGCCGGATTGCCCAGAGATGGACGTGTAACATTGTATGACGGCCGAACCGGCCAACCGATGGATCAGAAATCTACGGTTGGGTATATTTACATGCTTAAGCTTAACCACCTGATTGAAGACAAGATGCATGCACGATCTATTGGTCCTTATTCGCTTATTACCCAGCAGCCGCTGGGCGGTAAGGCTCAATTTGGCGGACAGCGTCTCGGTGAGATGGAGGTTTGGGCACTGTATGCGTATGGTGCTTCAAATATCCTTAAAGAGATGCTTACTGTTAAAAGTGATGATGTGAAAGGTCGATCGCGCGTATATGAGGCCATTGTAAAAGGTGAAAATCTGCCCGAAGGAGATGTTCCCGAGTCCTTTAAGGTACTGCTGCGCGAAATGATGGGACTCGGACTCGACATTCACATTGATTAA
- the rpoC gene encoding DNA-directed RNA polymerase subunit beta' yields MPTTNTLTVSKDFDKIGISLSSPETILSRSHGEVLTPETINYRTFKPEMDGLFCEKIFGPVKDYECHCGKYKRIRYKGIICDRCGVEVTRKAVRRERMGHISLTVPVVHIWYFKSLPNKLAYLLGYSSKNLEKIVYYETYVVMNPGVARDLGYKKGDLISEEEYYDIQEQLPEDQWEMEDDNKEKFRAKEGAEAIYELLETQDLDELAYRLRYEARNETSQMRKKKKLKRLQVIESFRAANQHTENRPEWMIQSVIPVIPPELRPLVPLEGGRFATSDLNDLYRRVIIRNNRLKRLVDIKAPDVILRNEKRMLQEAVDSLYDNSRKSNAVRNNNRPLKSLSDMLKGKSGRFRQNLLGKRVDYSGRSVIVVGPDLKMHQCGLPKEMAVELYKPFIIRRLIERGYVKTVKSAKKVVDRRDKVVWEVLENVIEGHPILLNRAPTLHRLGIQAYQPVLIEEKAVQLHPLSCTAFNADFDGDQMAVHLPLSHDAILEASVLMLGSHNILSPANGGPIAVPSQDMVLGIYYLTKMANDQRGEGKTFANLDEVLIAYDRDRLDLHAKINIRIPVTDEDGNEGYEIVKSTTGRVIFNKILPEGIEYVNRTLGKKELRSLIGDIHYEVGTARTAEFLDEMKRLGFNQATTGGLSFSLEDIVIPDEKKELIQNAQDEVSEITDRYEMGFITDNERYNQVIDKWTSTTNRVSESLFESLTEDREGFNPVFMMADSGARGSKEQIRQLGGMRGLMAKPQKSSMQEGNEVIENPILSSFREGLTVLEYFISTHGARKGLADTALKTADAGYLTRRLVDVSQDIIINEKDCGTLRGIKMKALKDNEDVIESLEDRILGRVSLHDIYDPIDDELLCEANQMIDEQVAKSIAETSIEEVEIRSVLTCESEQGVCSKCYGRDLSRGTMVQVGEAVGVIAAQSIGEPGTQLTLRTFHVGGTASRMESESQHKAKFEGTAEFENIRVVEYDDGEEIHDVVLSRAGEVKIVDEEGKVLTTYNIPYGSELLIEEGDELLEDMPICTWDPYNANIYAEIDGTIEYKDIMEDITFSEETDTQTGHREKVVIDSKDRSLVPTLMVKGSDDRVREKTLPVDTHIVVDDGEDVSAGQVLAKIPRTTGQSKDITAGLPRVTELFEARSPNDPAAVSEIDGIVSMGGRKRGKQEVIVESKDGKTEKTYLISLSKHILVQENDYVEAGEQLSDGTIPAEEILNILGPYAVQSYLVNEIQEVYRLQGVKINDKHIETIVRTMMQKVEVTHSGDTMYLEGDKVDRFELNNKNDELIGKYVVTETGGSDLKQGSILDRREVREINNELIREGEEEIETREAEPAISKPILLGITRAALSTESWLSAASFQETTKVLTQASIEAKKDLLKGLKENVIVGHKVPAGTGLRKYDDLIVGKKEELDEDEQEVAKVFNELSGAGEPNGEGEEEEVSATEADVEEDES; encoded by the coding sequence TTGCCGACTACTAATACATTAACAGTTTCGAAAGACTTCGATAAAATTGGAATTTCCCTGTCGTCGCCTGAGACTATTCTCTCGCGATCGCACGGCGAAGTCTTGACTCCCGAAACAATCAACTATCGTACTTTCAAACCCGAAATGGACGGCCTGTTCTGTGAGAAGATTTTTGGGCCGGTAAAAGATTATGAATGCCATTGCGGTAAATATAAACGAATTCGCTATAAGGGTATTATTTGTGACCGTTGTGGCGTTGAAGTAACCAGAAAAGCAGTTCGACGAGAGCGAATGGGTCACATTTCGCTTACCGTACCTGTGGTACATATCTGGTACTTCAAATCGTTGCCCAACAAACTTGCTTATTTGCTGGGGTATTCTTCCAAAAATCTTGAGAAGATTGTTTACTATGAGACCTATGTAGTAATGAATCCGGGAGTAGCCCGCGATCTCGGTTATAAGAAAGGTGACCTGATCTCCGAAGAAGAGTATTACGACATTCAGGAGCAGTTGCCTGAAGATCAGTGGGAGATGGAAGATGATAACAAAGAGAAGTTCCGTGCTAAAGAAGGAGCTGAAGCTATCTATGAGCTGCTTGAAACGCAGGATCTGGATGAGCTGGCGTACCGCTTGCGGTATGAAGCACGGAATGAGACTTCTCAGATGCGGAAAAAGAAGAAGCTGAAGCGTCTGCAGGTTATCGAATCATTTCGGGCAGCAAATCAGCATACCGAAAATCGTCCCGAGTGGATGATACAAAGTGTAATTCCGGTGATACCTCCGGAGCTTCGTCCGCTTGTACCTCTGGAAGGTGGTCGATTTGCAACTTCTGATCTTAATGACTTATATCGACGGGTTATCATCCGAAATAACCGATTGAAACGTCTGGTTGATATTAAGGCGCCGGACGTAATCCTGCGCAATGAAAAACGGATGTTGCAGGAAGCGGTAGATTCGCTGTATGATAACTCCAGAAAATCGAATGCGGTACGCAACAACAATCGACCTCTTAAGTCTCTAAGCGATATGCTTAAAGGGAAGAGCGGTCGATTCCGACAGAACTTGCTTGGTAAACGTGTAGATTATTCCGGCCGTTCTGTAATTGTTGTCGGTCCTGATCTGAAGATGCATCAATGTGGTCTGCCGAAAGAAATGGCGGTTGAGCTTTATAAGCCATTTATCATCCGACGATTGATTGAGCGCGGATATGTGAAGACTGTAAAATCGGCAAAGAAAGTAGTAGATCGCCGAGACAAAGTGGTTTGGGAAGTGCTGGAAAATGTTATTGAAGGGCATCCCATTCTGTTAAATCGTGCACCGACATTGCACAGGCTCGGTATTCAGGCTTACCAACCGGTACTTATTGAAGAGAAAGCTGTGCAGCTTCACCCGCTGTCATGTACGGCATTTAATGCTGACTTTGACGGTGACCAGATGGCTGTACACTTACCATTGAGTCATGATGCCATTCTTGAAGCATCAGTATTGATGTTGGGCTCGCACAATATTTTAAGTCCTGCCAACGGTGGACCTATTGCCGTTCCTTCGCAGGACATGGTTCTGGGTATTTACTACCTAACCAAGATGGCCAATGATCAGCGTGGCGAAGGTAAAACGTTCGCTAATCTCGATGAGGTTCTTATTGCCTATGATCGAGATCGCTTGGATCTACATGCCAAAATTAATATTCGCATTCCGGTTACTGATGAAGATGGGAATGAAGGATATGAAATTGTGAAATCAACGACGGGACGTGTAATCTTTAACAAGATTCTACCCGAAGGTATAGAGTATGTCAATAGAACCTTAGGTAAAAAAGAGCTGCGTTCACTTATTGGTGATATTCATTATGAAGTGGGTACTGCTCGTACTGCCGAATTTCTTGATGAGATGAAGCGTCTTGGTTTTAATCAGGCAACGACTGGTGGATTATCGTTCAGTCTCGAAGACATTGTAATTCCTGATGAGAAAAAAGAGCTCATCCAAAATGCTCAGGATGAGGTTAGTGAAATTACTGACCGTTATGAGATGGGTTTCATTACCGACAACGAGCGGTACAACCAGGTTATTGACAAGTGGACAAGCACTACTAACCGCGTGTCAGAGTCGTTGTTTGAATCATTAACGGAAGACAGAGAAGGATTTAATCCGGTATTTATGATGGCCGATTCCGGAGCTCGTGGTTCTAAAGAGCAGATTCGTCAGCTCGGTGGAATGCGTGGACTGATGGCTAAGCCTCAGAAAAGTTCTATGCAGGAAGGTAATGAGGTTATCGAAAATCCTATTTTGTCATCATTCCGGGAAGGCCTAACAGTACTTGAATACTTTATTTCTACGCACGGTGCACGAAAAGGTCTGGCTGATACCGCACTTAAAACTGCTGATGCCGGTTACTTAACACGTCGCCTTGTGGATGTATCGCAAGATATCATCATCAACGAAAAAGATTGTGGAACGCTGCGCGGTATTAAGATGAAAGCGCTCAAGGATAACGAAGATGTTATTGAGAGCCTTGAAGATCGAATTCTTGGCCGCGTTTCGCTGCATGATATTTATGATCCTATTGACGATGAGCTTCTCTGTGAAGCAAATCAGATGATTGATGAGCAAGTAGCGAAAAGTATAGCTGAAACCTCTATCGAAGAGGTAGAGATTCGATCGGTACTGACTTGCGAAAGTGAACAAGGGGTATGCTCTAAATGTTACGGTCGGGATCTTTCACGGGGAACAATGGTTCAGGTTGGTGAAGCCGTGGGTGTTATTGCGGCCCAATCAATTGGTGAACCCGGTACACAGCTGACGCTACGAACTTTCCACGTAGGTGGTACAGCTTCACGAATGGAGTCAGAGTCGCAGCATAAGGCAAAATTCGAAGGTACGGCTGAGTTCGAAAACATCCGCGTTGTCGAATATGATGACGGTGAAGAGATTCATGATGTTGTATTGAGCCGAGCTGGTGAAGTCAAGATTGTTGATGAAGAAGGTAAAGTACTTACAACCTACAATATTCCCTATGGTTCAGAGCTGCTTATTGAAGAGGGGGATGAACTCCTCGAAGATATGCCGATCTGTACATGGGATCCGTATAATGCAAATATTTATGCGGAAATTGATGGGACTATTGAGTACAAGGATATCATGGAAGATATCACCTTCTCTGAAGAAACTGACACACAAACCGGTCACCGTGAGAAGGTAGTAATTGACTCCAAAGATCGTTCGCTGGTACCTACTTTAATGGTTAAAGGCAGTGATGATCGCGTTCGTGAAAAGACGCTACCCGTTGACACTCACATTGTGGTGGATGACGGTGAGGATGTTTCTGCCGGGCAGGTGCTGGCCAAGATTCCACGTACTACCGGACAGTCAAAGGATATTACAGCCGGTCTGCCGCGTGTAACTGAGCTATTTGAGGCTCGTTCACCGAATGATCCTGCTGCAGTATCAGAAATTGACGGTATCGTCAGTATGGGTGGTCGCAAGCGCGGTAAGCAGGAAGTTATTGTTGAAAGTAAAGACGGTAAAACAGAAAAAACGTACCTCATATCACTTTCCAAGCACATCCTTGTGCAGGAAAATGATTATGTGGAAGCGGGTGAACAACTTTCTGACGGAACTATCCCGGCTGAAGAGATTCTGAATATTCTCGGTCCATATGCGGTACAATCATATCTCGTGAATGAAATTCAGGAGGTTTATCGACTGCAGGGTGTGAAAATTAATGATAAGCACATCGAGACTATCGTTCGTACGATGATGCAGAAGGTAGAAGTGACTCATTCCGGAGATACGATGTATCTTGAAGGAGATAAAGTAGATCGATTTGAGCTTAATAATAAGAATGATGAGCTTATCGGTAAGTACGTTGTCACTGAAACTGGTGGTAGCGATCTCAAGCAAGGTAGTATTCTGGATCGCCGAGAAGTTCGGGAGATCAATAACGAGCTTATCAGAGAAGGTGAAGAAGAGATTGAAACGCGTGAAGCTGAGCCGGCTATTTCGAAGCCGATACTGCTTGGTATTACACGTGCGGCTCTCTCTACTGAAAGCTGGTTGTCTGCTGCTTCATTCCAGGAGACCACAAAGGTTCTTACTCAGGCTTCTATTGAAGCCAAGAAGGATCTATTGAAAGGTCTTAAAGAAAATGTGATTGTCGGTCATAAAGTACCTGCGGGTACCGGACTGCGAAAATACGATGATCTGATTGTTGGCAAGAAAGAAGAACTGGATGAGGACGAGCAGGAAGTAGCCAAAGTGTTTAACGAGCTCAGCGGAGCTGGAGAACCCAATGGTGAAGGTGAAGAAGAGGAAGTCTCTGCAACAGAAGCAGATGTTGAGGAGGATGAATCCTGA